The sequence ATAGGCCTGAGTATAGATGTGTATATGAAACATATCagaacattataaattatatataaaccagTGTTATAAACACCAGGACCAATATATTATTGATAGCATAAGAAATATTTAGATAAAGTTTTATTTCTTTCACCGTGTCATATACCAAGAATATGTTGATATAATGCCACACCTACTTATTTACTGAAAtctcaatattaaaattaaattttagaacAACTAACTTGCATCTATTAAACTGATTAACTTCTTTATTCATTCTATTTCTCTGTCTGTTATAATTTATAATGCTGCTATGATAAGCCTTCCAGCATGAAAGTCTGAAATTTTCAAGCCAAGTGTTGAGCTTGAGCTTTGAAATCCTGCTGATTAGTCAGGAAGACAATTTAGGGCAGTATGAAAGGATGATTTGTAAAACGAATTGTATGCATGTTCAGCTACCCCAGGAAAAGGCCACAGTTTCACTTGTGCATTATATTCTGCCATCTATgtctttaaaaaagaagaaagaaattatacaCAGTATAACTTCCCACAATATTCACAAGCCTACTACACTTATACATTCAAGCAAACTACTGTGATAGGTATTAGACAAACACAGACAACATAATTATGTTCTGTagtttttcacaatttttgctTCTCAATTTTCAGCATCCACTAATATTTTCGTGTCCGCCTCTGTTCATTCATAACATCTGGAGGCACACAACAAACCTATTTAGCTTACCACTATACCAATATAATTTGAAATGCGCACCAAAAGAACTGGTTTAGTGATATATCCCCACCAACTGATTATAAATACATTGCCAGTGCCACTTTATCCGACAGCAAACCCTGTTGCTGTTATGTTGTGTCAGCCGTTGTAGTAAAACAAGCACGAGCGCACTCTAGTGTTACAAACAGAGGTTACTGCAATTTCACCGCACggtactttcagaaaaaaaatcactgccaAATCGCTCCATACCATACGGCTCAAGATATTTTACATCTTGTGCATAAGATTTGAATCACTTGCGTCTGTAATTTCAAGTGGTTGTAAGGATACACTAAATtaaatactagggctgtcaaatgattaatcacgattaatcacatcaaaataaaagttttgtttacataatattttgtgggtattactgtgtatatttattagatatataaatacacacacttgcatgTCTGTATTTCAAGATatggtatatataatataaaatataaggtatatacactaataataaatatactctGTAACATACATAgagtaaacaaacttttattttggatgtgattaatcgtgattaatcatttgacagccctattaaaTACATTAACAGAACACTTCCAGTGTTCCGCGCGTTCGCTTCCTCGATTAGTCTCGCCTGCGCTTTACGTCGATTGATTCATGGCGCTGCTAGTCAATGGTTTGATTAGTGATGTCTAGGCTTTTCATAGAAACGCCTTCCTGCCAGAGCTGTTGCGTATGCCGCCGGTTGAGTGGTGTGTTCGCGTGTGCTTCTACGTTTTTGTACATTTAAGCTCcgtttaaattttacatttacttataAACATCTATAATGGgtaagaaagaagaagaagagatcaTCCGGATCGCAAAAAAGATGGATAAAATGGCACAGAAGAAGAACGGGGTGAGGTGTTTGGTCATGAATGAATTCCCAGTCTCGGACCAGACGAGGCTACGTAGCAAGCTAACAGCTATATACATGAAGAAGAACTGTTTTCATCAACTATAGCGAAACTGGGAACctgttttttgaatatatttagtgGTTAATGCTTAAGTGAGAAAAATATATAGTGGTTTAGTCTATTTTTTAAGAAACTCAACGCCTAGCGGGGAAATTAGCAACATTTACGTTAGCTGTTGTTAGCGCGGATAAACGCACAGGTCAGTCAGCGGGAGGCAGTAATGATACTGATTTCTTCTAGAAAACAAACTGACTCTGGCGTTCAGTAtgcttataaatatataacaaagcAAGGTTTTGCTCAGATCGTGTCGGTAAAAGTGATGTTATGCTAATTAGATGTTATGCTACATAGTTGCTTCTGTTGACGTTTCTGTAAACATGCTTATGTATCATTGAAGTTTCCATAAAGTTTATTGTGTCTATCAGTTTAtcataatgtaatgtattttagtaagtagtgttttattattattattattattaggttggTGCACTGGACTTACTAAAGGAACTAAAGAATATACCCATGACCCTGGAGCTTCTGCAGGTATGTCTCTGTTGTTCAGCTCATCATTCATGCTTCAGTACTCAGATACAATTTAACAAGAAATTTCTTCTGCTTTTCTTATGAACAGTCTACGAGGATCGGGATGTCGGTCAATGCCATCCGCAAGCAGAGCACAGACGATGAAGTGACCTCACTGGCCAAGTCCTTGATCAAGTCCTGGAAGAAACTGCTGGGTAAGTGTAATCAAGAATACCATTTTTTTCAGGACAGATCCGAtaccaaaaattctgagtatcagcctaatcaaaccattttttttttttaaatcaacatagAATTTCTACACCTCAGTGTTTACCTGATcattacttttttgtgtgttaaacacaatctactaaatacaGACAActtcatttgaaagaaaaataacaaatgaaaaaatatataatcataatctgataaaaatactattataaaccaGGTTAGtgaataattcagcagcaaaagttattctagaaaaaacatgagtgcacaataattttataaaatctaaacattaagTGAAATAGCATTATTTAATAGGGAACAAATATAAGTgaataagtgtaggactaaatctggtaaaatgttacattgctctttgttttgttttgcttatgCGCATCCTGTGTGCAGAATAATGCGCTTGAAGCAACAAGGAGTCACAGCACGCAGCATAGAAATGTTCAGAGTAAAAAGTGAAGAGAGATTAATGAgtagtgtattaaatctgtgcAATAGTTTGGTCCTTTTCTTTGTACAGTTTTAAATCTCAGTTACTGTGCGCTCTTGGAGAGAGTTTCGTTGTCTTGACTGTCGAAACAGAACACGACTcacagtttgaatgctgaatggaggataACAGAAGCAGCGGAGAGAAGAGTTTACATGAGcttgacttaaatattcatctgtacatcacattaaactatggaacggcttcagaacacttggaatatagtgcacgaaaactttctgctttataatgtttttgtgtctttCGTGCGGCTAAACAATAacagaatagtatacgcacaatatcggatCGGTACATCCCTAATCAAGAAATAACATTggcattttcatttaaatctatGTGTAagcaaaaagtgtattttaagcaTTTCACACAAGTTTTCCCTCCATTTTACAGTTTGGTTGAATTGCCCATATGTAGTTTCTAGAATATTAAGAGGTCGTAAAATGCTTGAATCTGCATGTTTATATCTAATTTATACACTTTAGCTGCAATAAAAGTTTCAATTCCATTATTTTAGAAATCATATATTAAACCACTCACCAGTCATACGGCTTTCTGGGGCACACACGTTTTTTTAAAGTGGGTCTTATTTGTCAAAATACTTATAATGAATAAAACTGCATAATTCATTTCAAGCTTCTCTTTTAGTTTCTAGACTAACATTAATATCACTAGTCACTATGGGTTTGTGTTGTTGTAGTACCATAAATTGCCTGTATGTGGTAGCAACTGCAGGTTTCCTTTTGTAACAGATTTTGAGTCaccacacagatatatatatatatatatatagtattactCTGATGAAATGTTTAACGAGTGGTTTTGACATCCAGATGAACCTGCTGCCGAAAAGAACTCTGAGGAGAAAAAGAAGGAACGCACAACACCAGTGGTTTCACCATCTCAAGCCAGCCCAGAGCCCCGAGAGGAGAGGTACCAAGACCGTGTTAATggtcataaaattattataaaatgtaataatcacatCGTTCTTGATCTTAGGCCCTAAATACGGCTTTGTCAAGCTTTCTCACCCTCTGTTACTTTTTCCTCTATCTTGTTATTTCTCTCTCAGCTCAAGTAGTAATTCTAGCAGTAAGAGTGAGTCTGTCGATGTTACACCCAACACATTGATAGCCACTTTCCCACGAGCACCAGGCACATCTGACTCAGTCCGTATCAAGTGCAGGGAGATGCTGTCAAGTGCTTTGCAAACAGGAGGCAAGTCATGGCAGGCAATTCTTCTGCACACATATTTTTCTCCTTGTTAAGATACCATACAGTGTCTTACCAAGCGTATTTAGACTTGTTActaattttgttataaataattcataacattcaaaatacatgaagtactttattttaatgctaATTTAACGGGTATTACTAATTAAGTAATGATTGATATTTGGtctgtaatatataaatttaataagttTTTACAAATGGTTTAAGtgtcttatttttcttttagacGACTACATTGCGATTGGTGCTGACTGCGATGAACTTGGAGCTCAGATTGAAGAATATATCCTTTTCATATTCAGCCCAAAAAGTAGCAATTGTTATTGAAATGTGAGCGAACTCTTAAAAAATACGAGTTGCCAGCATGCTAAATTTCACACGCATTTCCTTGACCAGCTTGCACGTATCTTTTTGGAGTTCAAAAATACTGATATGAAATACAAGAATCGTGTACGAAGCCGAATCTCCAATCTTAAGGATGCCAAGAACCCCAACCTGAGAAGGAATGTGCTGTGTGGGAATGTGAGTCCAGACCGCATAGCAAAAATGACAGCAGAGGTGAGTGACAACCAGTTTGTAGTTATTCTAGGAACATGTTCTCTCTCATACTGACAGTATGGAAATCTAAATCCAACAGGAAATGGCAAGCGATGAGCTAAAGGAGATGCGGAAGAATCTGACCAAAGAAGCCATCAGGGACCACCAGGTGGCCACTTCTGGCGGCACCCAGACTGACCTGTTCACTTGTGGGAAGTGCAAAAAGAAGAAGTGTACCTACACCCAGGTAATCATACACAATGCTTTATGAATATTGgtataggtttatatatatatatatatatatatatatatatatatatatatatatatatatatatatatatatatatatatatataaacacacattttataaACACACAACTTTCTTTAGGTTCAAACCCGAAGTGCTGATGAACCTATGACAACATTCGTCTTCTGCACTGAATGTGGAAATAGGTGGAAGGTATGTTATTCCTTTTgcggttttattttgttgtatcaATTGATGACTTTCATcgatgaatatttaattaacgcTGTCTCTATTCAATCTGTTTCTGCAGTTCTGCTGAAGTTGGGGGTTGTTCTCTGTGTTTGGAGATGTAGCTAAATTCCAGGACCACGTTTCTGTATCATGGACAACAATTTAATGGCGCACCTGATGTACAAAGGGCCACAATAGATCCCATCAAccgtttgttttattataatggtCCACAAACTCATGTCCTGTGTTTTAACTTGACGTTTAGCTAGGCCATAGGCCTTTGGACTATGATCAATGTTGTtgaatttctgttttcttttaccATCACTTTTTATACGTAGTTCAAAATTTTGACAACATTCATATTTAGATAGTTTTGCTTTGCTCTCAAGAAAGCTAGTCAAAACTTTAATTTTCCTAGACAAACTTGcccattttgaaataaaatgcttttagCGTATGTTTGCTTTTGGTGACGGCTCAAGATTTTTTGAAAACCTTGTTCATTTGGAAGCTACTTTGAGTCTCTTTGTCACTatgaattatacatatttatatgcatgATCTACAAATTTTTACTGTGTACATGGCTTTTACTTTCAGGAGTAgtaatgttttttagatttttgttgtttttgtttttttgtgtgttattttgaggctatattttatacatttttttttttttgctgtttgtaaGTTATGAAAATGAATAGTCTTACTGATCAAGGTATCTGAAGGTTCTTATCaggtattattttatatatatttttcaattcaaAAACCATTGGAAACTCTATAATGCTTATATCAGAAATGTAGGCCTCTTATGAGAGCAAGTATGATCTAGAACGGCTTTTTATAACAACTTTTTGTGCATGATAGGgatctgaatttattttttattgcaatcCATAACATAATCTTAATTTGTTTGGTAGAGgtcatgtttgctttttttccctttgagGTCGTTTTCTCCAAAAAGGCAGATCCTTTAACAAGCAACAAACAGCATTCCCCATAAAATAGATTTATGATGATGAGATAATGTGTTGTTAAGAAAACACATATGTTGTGGCAATGTTCCTTTTGACATCAGCAATCAATACAAAGTGGATAGTACTTGCCATTTGTGGCCAGATGACATGTTGCTCGGTTTTGTGGATTTCTATCACGCTCTTCTCAAATGATTTTGCTGTAGTACCCACTACCGCCTTGATGTCCTAACAAGCCCTTTGCATTAGCAATATCTCATCTGAATACCAAACAACCCTTTGGTGGTTGTTCTTGACATCCTTTTGTGCATATGGAAAACAGGAGGTTTATATCATCCAAAAACAACTGCATCTTTGCTCATCATTTACAAGAATTTAAAATAAGGAGAGCAACTCATccgtttttaaaaagaaaagatgtttacattatgAATGCTCTTTATATATACACTAACTTTAGTCCTTAGGAACCGTTAAATGGGGAGGACGCTTGGTTCAAGATTCTTTTGTGAGGTTCCCAGGTGCATCCTCTCCAGGAGAGTGAGTGGGCAGCACTGTAACCCTCCACTGTAAATGAAGACCAAACAAAAACCCCTGTGTTTATTCTGAACATTTGGATTCATTATTTGCTGTACGTGTCAAATGGCAAATAGAGATCAAATTATTTTTGGAACTGGTAATTTTCTAATAAGTATTTTAGATAGCCCTGTAGATCATAtcagtgtatttttataaatatgtttgattAACTGGCGATTTTATGtgtgtattgtatattttttacatttattatcaatttattttataaattaggGCACTgcgtttttatattattttgtaatttcccGACTTATAGAACAGTATGTGTAAATTAGACAGCAAAGTATGGGTGAGAAAATACACCTCATGAACTTGAAGCTGAGTTCCCATGATCCCACAAACTCATATATATGTCAATCCCCATTCTGCAGCTTTGACAACaatcacacattttaaaattattgtgctttattgtatCTTAAAGATTCCAAATGcccacaaattattatttttctcaattaattaaaacagaaaaaaaactaatctgaTTACTGTAAACATtcacatattattaataaaaagaaatattatatttttatgtaaactgattggaaagtaacactttttttgtatacttcacagaaaaacaacaaaaaagagagaaagaaaaacgtTTTAATGGCAGTATAAATCCAAACCATTGGTTtagaccagggttcctcaaatcttgtccTGGAGCgctgcagagttaagctccaaccttgatcaaacttacctacctgtgattttctaatgatcctgaagacattgattagcatgctcatgtgtttttgattagggttagagctaaactctgcaggaaagtggatctcgtgggccagatttgaggatccctggctTAGACTGTGTTGATTGAGGTTGATCTATGTCAGcggttcccaatcccagtcctcgcgccccctgctctgcatattttgtatgtctctctcagataaacacacctgattcagataatcagctcgttagacgAGAGATAGGTGCATTAACTGTGTTCCGAATGATATGACCCCTagacagtgttcattgctccctattccatgagcaggg is a genomic window of Cyprinus carpio isolate SPL01 chromosome B2, ASM1834038v1, whole genome shotgun sequence containing:
- the tcea1 gene encoding transcription elongation factor A protein 1 — protein: MGKKEEEEIIRIAKKMDKMAQKKNGVGALDLLKELKNIPMTLELLQSTRIGMSVNAIRKQSTDDEVTSLAKSLIKSWKKLLDEPAAEKNSEEKKKERTTPVVSPSQASPEPREESSSSNSSSKSESVDVTPNTLIATFPRAPGTSDSVRIKCREMLSSALQTGDDYIAIGADCDELGAQIEECIFLEFKNTDMKYKNRVRSRISNLKDAKNPNLRRNVLCGNVSPDRIAKMTAEEMASDELKEMRKNLTKEAIRDHQVATSGGTQTDLFTCGKCKKKKCTYTQVQTRSADEPMTTFVFCTECGNRWKFC